One window of the Archangium primigenium genome contains the following:
- a CDS encoding M23 family metallopeptidase — MFARPARGLLDFSLVLLCVWTAWHHTPAGALVRRGTAWALGHRSTARALLDYYALDVPPPASATGDALDALVPLPTAPPPVPLAAPEALAHGSYLAFQALSVEARAPVLALARERGLSPELLSDSRQGPVALGRLHAALAVDFPDEESRLAALFVGRLPTHYALERLAAEGHAPSLKRLAQQWPPGYEAASGAAVQALALATAFSLAWPVPEHSRISSPFGMRTNPVLGVKKLHTGVDLAVRTGTEVRAVADGTVSRASEDAVNGRVVLLRHERGVTTAYCHNSALRVRPGDRVKRGQVIALSGSTGRSTGPHLHYQLTLFSRPVDPLRFRPRGLAVVDNAFSE; from the coding sequence ATGTTCGCGCGACCCGCCCGAGGCCTGCTCGACTTCTCGCTCGTGCTCCTGTGCGTCTGGACCGCCTGGCACCATACGCCCGCGGGTGCCCTCGTCCGGCGCGGCACGGCCTGGGCGCTCGGGCATCGGAGCACGGCCCGCGCCCTGCTCGACTACTACGCCCTGGACGTACCCCCTCCGGCTTCGGCGACGGGGGACGCGCTCGACGCGCTCGTGCCCCTGCCCACCGCGCCTCCCCCCGTGCCGCTCGCGGCGCCCGAGGCGCTCGCCCACGGCTCCTACCTGGCGTTCCAGGCGCTCTCCGTCGAGGCACGCGCCCCCGTGCTGGCGCTCGCGCGGGAGCGGGGCCTGTCCCCCGAGCTGTTGAGTGATTCGCGTCAGGGTCCGGTCGCGCTCGGGCGGCTGCACGCGGCGCTGGCGGTGGACTTCCCCGACGAGGAGAGCCGCCTGGCCGCGCTGTTCGTCGGCCGGCTGCCCACGCACTACGCGCTGGAGCGGCTGGCGGCCGAGGGCCACGCCCCGAGCCTCAAGCGGCTCGCCCAGCAGTGGCCGCCGGGGTACGAGGCGGCCAGCGGCGCGGCCGTGCAGGCCCTGGCGTTGGCGACGGCCTTCTCGCTCGCGTGGCCGGTGCCGGAGCACAGCCGCATCTCCAGCCCCTTCGGCATGCGCACCAACCCCGTGTTGGGGGTGAAGAAGCTGCACACCGGCGTCGACCTGGCCGTGCGCACGGGCACCGAGGTGCGCGCGGTGGCCGATGGCACCGTGAGCCGCGCGAGCGAGGACGCCGTGAACGGGCGGGTGGTGCTGCTGCGGCACGAGCGCGGGGTGACGACGGCCTACTGCCACAACTCGGCGCTCCGGGTGCGCCCGGGGGACCGGGTGAAGCGCGGACAGGTCATCGCGCTGTCGGGCAGCACGGGGCGCTCCACGGGGCCGCACCTGCACTACCAGCTCACCCTGTTCTCCCGCCCGGTGGACCCCTTACGCTTCCGCCCCCGGGGCCTCGCCGTGGTGGACAACGCGTTCAGCGAATGA
- the truB gene encoding tRNA pseudouridine(55) synthase TruB, with the protein MDGVLVIDKPKGPTSFDVVRQVRSLLRIKKVGHTGTLDPMATGVLPLCLGEATKVAGFITEGDKAYDAVVRLGAETDTQDAEGQVTAEAPVPPLTTALLEDVLGRFRGTFDQVPPMYSAVKVGGKRLYELARAGEEIERASRQVTVYDLVLRDFNANQLRLSVRCSKGFFVRTLAYDIGRALGCGAHLEGLRRTMSGPFSLAQALPLADVPGLIQDGTLARRLVPISAALVDLPAVRVNEADAQRVSHGVPVEAPSLPGRVRVLGPADALLAVAEVVRGRLRYLRVLV; encoded by the coding sequence ATGGACGGCGTGCTGGTCATCGACAAACCCAAGGGGCCCACGTCGTTCGACGTGGTGCGGCAGGTCCGGAGTCTGCTCCGGATCAAGAAGGTGGGTCACACCGGCACGCTGGATCCCATGGCCACCGGGGTGCTGCCCCTGTGTCTGGGAGAGGCGACCAAGGTGGCCGGCTTCATCACCGAGGGGGACAAGGCCTACGACGCCGTGGTCCGTCTGGGCGCGGAGACCGATACCCAGGACGCCGAGGGCCAGGTCACGGCCGAGGCCCCCGTGCCGCCCCTCACCACCGCGCTGCTCGAGGACGTGCTCGGCCGCTTCCGCGGCACGTTCGATCAGGTGCCGCCCATGTACTCGGCGGTGAAGGTGGGCGGCAAACGGCTCTACGAGCTCGCCCGGGCGGGCGAGGAGATCGAGCGCGCCAGCCGCCAGGTGACCGTGTACGACCTGGTCCTGCGCGACTTCAACGCCAACCAGCTCCGGCTGTCCGTGCGGTGTTCCAAGGGGTTCTTCGTCCGCACGCTCGCCTACGACATCGGCCGGGCGCTCGGCTGTGGGGCCCACCTGGAAGGGCTGCGCCGCACCATGAGCGGCCCGTTCTCCCTGGCCCAGGCCCTGCCCCTGGCCGACGTGCCGGGCCTCATCCAGGACGGCACCCTGGCCCGGCGGCTGGTGCCCATCTCCGCGGCCCTGGTGGACCTGCCCGCCGTCCGGGTGAACGAGGCGGACGCGCAGCGCGTGTCCCATGGCGTGCCCGTGGAGGCGCCCTCCCTGCCCGGCCGCGTCCGGGTCCTGGGCCCCGCCGATGCCCTGCTCGCGGTGGCCGAGGTGGTGCGCGGTCGCCTGCGCTACCTCCGCGTCCTCGTCTGA
- the rbfA gene encoding 30S ribosome-binding factor RbfA → MSTSNRPARVGQEIQAALGRMLTRGELKDPRIGYITITGVEVSPDLKTARIYYSMMGTEQARKDTQKGLEAAKGFIRKEITEAVNMRVSPEVFFTFDESLERGDRIERLLREVKDKEGW, encoded by the coding sequence ATGAGTACCAGCAACCGGCCCGCTCGCGTGGGCCAGGAGATCCAGGCGGCCCTCGGGCGGATGCTCACCCGAGGGGAGTTGAAGGATCCCCGCATTGGCTACATCACCATCACCGGCGTGGAGGTCTCGCCGGACCTCAAGACGGCGCGCATCTACTATTCCATGATGGGCACCGAGCAGGCTCGCAAGGACACCCAGAAGGGGCTCGAGGCCGCCAAGGGGTTCATCCGCAAGGAGATCACCGAGGCGGTGAACATGCGCGTGTCCCCCGAGGTATTCTTCACCTTCGACGAGTCGCTGGAGCGGGGTGACCGGATCGAGCGGTTGCTGCGCGAGGTGAAGGACAAGGAAGGCTGGTAG
- a CDS encoding DUF503 domain-containing protein, which translates to MFVCVARLTLQIPESGSLKAKRQVLRRVSERVKARFNVAVAEVDDQDLWQKATLGLAVVGNDRRHVDEQMEKIIHAVEEMYVAPLLSRQTEIMALGNSLYTPTAAPRASRREPEAGDEGEGTGDEAGPEADLEDLIAGMGRSDRSMAEAEGLEEWERRHARREGERSGVSPEGREVSPLDEARARARALRNPRDWEKK; encoded by the coding sequence ATGTTCGTTTGTGTCGCACGTCTGACCCTCCAGATTCCGGAGAGCGGCTCCCTCAAGGCCAAGCGCCAGGTGCTCCGCCGGGTCTCGGAGCGGGTGAAGGCCCGTTTCAACGTGGCCGTCGCCGAGGTGGATGACCAGGATCTCTGGCAGAAGGCCACCCTGGGACTCGCGGTGGTGGGCAACGACCGCCGCCACGTCGACGAGCAGATGGAGAAGATCATCCACGCGGTGGAGGAGATGTACGTGGCCCCCCTCCTGTCCCGGCAGACGGAGATCATGGCCCTGGGCAACTCGCTCTACACGCCCACGGCCGCTCCACGTGCTTCCCGGCGCGAGCCGGAGGCGGGGGACGAGGGGGAGGGGACGGGCGACGAGGCGGGTCCGGAAGCGGACCTGGAGGATCTCATCGCCGGAATGGGGCGGAGTGACAGGTCCATGGCCGAGGCCGAGGGCCTGGAGGAGTGGGAGCGTCGGCACGCGCGGCGGGAAGGTGAACGGTCCGGTGTCAGTCCGGAAGGCCGTGAGGTGTCACCTCTGGATGAGGCCCGGGCGCGTGCCCGCGCCCTGCGCAATCCCCGAGATTGGGAGAAGAAATGA
- the dut gene encoding dUTP diphosphatase yields MTPPVSVGVRRVRAHAEPLPLPRYETALAAGMDLRADIEDERTLAPLERLLVPTGLALGLPPGYEAQVRPRSGLALRHGLTLLNAPGTVDADFRGEVQVLLVNLSSEPFTLRRGDRIAQLVVAPVSRASLVELQILESTERGEGGFGSTGR; encoded by the coding sequence ATGACGCCTCCCGTGTCCGTGGGGGTCCGGCGGGTGCGGGCCCATGCCGAGCCGTTGCCACTGCCCCGCTATGAGACGGCGCTCGCCGCGGGCATGGACCTGCGCGCGGACATCGAGGACGAGCGCACGCTCGCGCCGCTCGAGCGGCTCCTCGTGCCCACGGGCCTGGCCCTCGGGCTGCCCCCCGGGTACGAGGCCCAGGTGCGGCCCCGCTCTGGCCTGGCGCTGCGCCATGGCCTCACCCTGCTCAACGCCCCGGGCACCGTGGACGCGGACTTCCGGGGCGAGGTGCAGGTGCTCCTGGTCAACCTCTCCTCGGAGCCCTTCACCCTGCGGCGGGGGGACCGCATCGCCCAGCTCGTGGTGGCGCCCGTGAGCCGCGCGTCCCTCGTGGAGCTGCAAATCCTGGAGTCCACCGAGCGGGGCGAGGGCGGCTTCGGCTCGACGGGCCGCTGA
- the pnp gene encoding polyribonucleotide nucleotidyltransferase, with product MHLKKSVKIGETELTIETGHLAKQADGSVVVRYGDTMLLVTAVSAREKKDVDFLPLTVEYQEKLYAAGRIPGSYFKREGRLTEKETLASRIVDRSLRPLFPEGYAYETQVISSVISADPEHEGDVHGITGASAALWVSDIPFNGPLAGIRVGRVDGKLVANPTAKQREQSDMDIVLAVSREAIVMVEGGAEEVSEADMVAALEFGKQSAQGALDLQDELRRTLNKTERSFDRAPAVAEDLKAKVRALAWDGIVHGYTIKEKHARYDALSKAKKETVAKLKEQMGETYTSQVEKHAKQVVEDLKYEHMRTLTVNGGRIGARGHAEVRSITNQVGVLPRTHGSAVFTRGETQALVVTTLGTTEDEQRLELLNGQSFKKFMLHYNFPPFSVNETKPLRGPGRREVGHGALAERALRNMMPPADRFPYTIRLVSEILESNGSSSMASVCGGTLSLMDAGVPIKAPVAGIAMGLVKEGEQVAILSDILGDEDHLGDMDFKVCGTAKGITSIQMDIKITGLTTEIMSRALEQARQGRLHILGEMLKTMAEPRKEISSFAPRITTLQIRPEFIKNVIGPGGKVIKDIIARTGTVINIDDSGRVDIASSNVDSVKSAIAMIQALTREAEIGKIYTGTVRKIAEFGAFVELFPGTDGLIHISELSDKRVKNVSDVLKEGDEVLVKVVSIDKTGKIRLSRKEAMAERAAAQQGSAPAAAAPEATPAASPEATQPGAKA from the coding sequence ATGCACCTGAAGAAGAGCGTCAAGATTGGCGAGACCGAGCTGACCATCGAGACCGGCCACCTGGCCAAGCAGGCCGACGGCTCCGTGGTCGTTCGCTACGGCGACACCATGCTGCTGGTCACCGCGGTGAGCGCCCGCGAGAAGAAGGACGTGGACTTCCTCCCCCTCACGGTGGAGTACCAGGAGAAGCTGTACGCGGCGGGCCGCATCCCCGGCAGCTACTTCAAGCGCGAGGGCCGCCTCACGGAGAAGGAGACGCTGGCCAGCCGCATCGTGGACCGCTCCCTGCGCCCGCTGTTCCCCGAGGGCTACGCCTACGAGACCCAGGTCATCTCGAGCGTCATCTCCGCGGATCCCGAGCACGAGGGGGACGTGCACGGCATCACCGGCGCCTCCGCGGCGCTCTGGGTGTCGGACATCCCCTTCAACGGCCCCCTGGCCGGCATCCGCGTGGGCCGCGTGGACGGCAAGCTCGTCGCCAACCCCACCGCCAAGCAGCGCGAGCAGTCGGACATGGACATCGTCCTGGCCGTCAGCCGCGAGGCCATCGTGATGGTGGAGGGTGGCGCCGAGGAGGTCAGCGAGGCCGACATGGTGGCCGCGCTCGAGTTCGGCAAGCAGTCCGCCCAGGGCGCGCTGGACTTGCAGGACGAGCTGCGCCGCACCCTCAACAAGACCGAGCGCTCCTTCGATCGCGCCCCGGCCGTCGCCGAGGACCTCAAGGCCAAGGTGCGCGCCCTGGCCTGGGACGGCATCGTCCACGGCTACACCATCAAGGAGAAGCACGCCCGCTACGACGCGCTCTCCAAGGCCAAGAAGGAGACGGTGGCCAAGCTCAAGGAGCAGATGGGCGAGACCTACACCTCCCAGGTGGAGAAGCACGCCAAGCAGGTGGTGGAAGACCTCAAGTACGAGCACATGCGCACGCTCACCGTGAACGGCGGCCGCATCGGCGCCCGTGGTCACGCCGAGGTCCGCTCCATCACCAACCAGGTGGGCGTGCTCCCGCGCACCCACGGCAGCGCGGTGTTCACCCGCGGCGAGACCCAGGCGCTGGTCGTCACCACGCTGGGCACCACCGAGGACGAGCAGCGCCTGGAGCTGCTCAACGGCCAGTCCTTCAAGAAGTTCATGCTGCACTACAACTTCCCCCCGTTCAGCGTGAACGAGACCAAGCCCCTGCGCGGCCCCGGCCGTCGCGAGGTGGGTCACGGCGCCCTGGCCGAGCGCGCCCTGCGCAACATGATGCCGCCGGCGGACCGCTTCCCGTACACCATCCGCCTCGTGTCGGAGATCCTCGAGTCCAACGGCTCGTCCTCCATGGCCTCGGTGTGCGGTGGCACCCTGTCCCTCATGGACGCGGGCGTGCCCATCAAGGCCCCCGTGGCCGGCATCGCCATGGGTCTGGTGAAGGAGGGCGAGCAGGTCGCCATCCTCTCGGACATCCTCGGTGACGAGGATCACCTGGGCGACATGGACTTCAAGGTGTGCGGCACCGCCAAGGGCATCACCTCCATCCAGATGGACATCAAGATCACCGGCCTCACCACGGAGATCATGAGCCGCGCGCTGGAGCAGGCGCGTCAGGGCCGTCTGCACATCCTGGGCGAGATGCTCAAGACGATGGCCGAGCCGCGCAAGGAGATCAGCTCCTTCGCCCCGCGCATCACCACCCTGCAGATCCGCCCCGAGTTCATCAAGAACGTCATCGGGCCGGGCGGCAAGGTCATCAAGGACATCATCGCCCGCACGGGAACCGTCATCAACATCGACGACTCGGGCCGCGTGGACATCGCCAGCTCCAACGTGGACTCGGTGAAGTCCGCCATCGCGATGATCCAGGCGCTCACGCGCGAGGCGGAGATCGGGAAGATCTACACGGGCACCGTGCGCAAGATCGCCGAGTTCGGCGCCTTCGTGGAGCTGTTCCCGGGCACCGACGGCCTCATCCACATCTCCGAGCTGAGCGACAAGCGCGTGAAGAACGTGTCGGACGTGCTCAAGGAGGGCGATGAGGTGCTGGTGAAGGTGGTCAGCATCGACAAGACGGGCAAGATCCGCCTGTCGCGCAAGGAGGCCATGGCCGAGCGCGCCGCCGCTCAGCAGGGCTCGGCGCCCGCCGCCGCCGCCCCCGAGGCCACCCCCGCCGCCTCGCCCGAGGCCACCCAGCCGGGCGCCAAGGCCTGA
- the rpsO gene encoding 30S ribosomal protein S15 — translation MSALHQDRKAEVVAKYRTHESDTGSPEVQVALLSERITMLTEHFKTHKKDHHSRRGLLKLVGQRRRLLDYLKSKDTNRYKKLIDGLGIRK, via the coding sequence ATGTCGGCACTGCATCAGGACCGTAAGGCGGAAGTCGTCGCGAAGTACCGCACCCACGAGAGCGACACGGGCTCGCCCGAGGTGCAGGTGGCGCTGCTGTCCGAGCGCATCACCATGCTCACCGAGCACTTCAAGACGCACAAGAAGGACCACCACTCCCGCCGTGGTCTGCTCAAGCTGGTGGGTCAGCGCCGCCGCCTGCTCGACTACCTGAAGAGCAAGGACACCAACCGCTACAAGAAGCTCATCGACGGTCTCGGCATCCGCAAGTAA
- the infB gene encoding translation initiation factor IF-2 translates to MSKKRVHEIAKELKDHGVELDNKEVVTELVALGYDVKSHSSSLEDDQATAAVQRILDKKKPKQAAPPVAAKGFVVRRRAPTAPSADQPSEDYAPASGNESARDYVEAAPEPTVEAPRAEASAPVSAPEPVVTAPTPAPAVEAPRAEAPAPVSAPEPVVTAPTPAPAVEAPRAEAPAPAAVTAPPAPPAPTPVAETPRPVEPPRPTATQAVVVRPPPSYNKESPSLSNRPPSAVPPSVRTPSQHPSSSGPRSPSSGGPGMSGSSRPGGPGQGGRPGGPGQGGRPGGPGQGGRPGGPSQYQRGAPSQYQRSGPPTSAPVRPSSSPTGAQASATPGATPQATHMVGGVPHQHVAQDARALRPTATQAVVISRPLIQVRRVTPTTGTGRQYPMAPGKSAIGEKREYKVVPDHLGRGRELVDVSKNKEKERAGRGNKRGSATEGPTKQEMTDLAWGRVTIPVRGKKKKPTKKGAKTQITQMAEEKKVIKIQDGISVSDLGQRMGVRTNELIKKLMGLGKMATANQIIDSETTELIATDYGWRVEKAGFEVEDFLPEVEVRPEDERPRPPVVTVMGHVDHGKTSLLDAIRAANVASGEAGGITQHIGAYSVKTSRGDITFLDTPGHEAFTAMRARGANVTDIVVLVVAADDGVMPQTIESIKQAKAADVPIVVAINKMDVPGANPDRVKKDLANYELTPEEWGGETIMVPVSAKQKMGIDLLLENLALQAEVLELTSNPARPAVGAIIEAKLEKGRGPVATVLVQEGTLKVGDAVVTGTHFGRVRAMNNSRGEAVKEVLPGYSAEVIGLSGVPTAGETLNAVEDEKAAKEIATHRAMKGREAELGKANNRETLEQLFAKTKAGGGPKELRLVIKADVQGSAEAVKEAVQKLSTHKVRVEIIHSGVGAMTEGDVMRAAASKGIVLGFNVKPESGTEAAAKAQEVTLETYSIIYELIDGVRQSMENLLEPIRTERKLGRAEVRNTFNVPKLGTIAGAAVLDGVMKRGAFVRLLRDSKQLFSGKMASLRRFKDDVKEVGQGFECGIGIENYSDLKPGDIIEAYEIEETRPSLS, encoded by the coding sequence ATGTCGAAGAAGCGCGTTCACGAGATTGCCAAGGAGCTCAAGGACCACGGGGTCGAGCTCGACAACAAAGAGGTCGTGACCGAGCTCGTCGCGCTCGGCTACGACGTCAAGAGCCATTCGTCCTCGCTTGAGGACGACCAGGCCACCGCTGCGGTTCAGCGGATCCTGGACAAGAAGAAGCCCAAGCAGGCCGCGCCCCCCGTGGCCGCCAAGGGCTTCGTCGTCCGCCGCCGGGCACCGACGGCGCCCTCGGCCGACCAGCCGAGCGAGGACTACGCGCCCGCCTCGGGGAACGAGTCGGCCCGTGACTACGTGGAGGCCGCGCCCGAGCCCACCGTCGAGGCGCCGCGCGCCGAGGCCTCGGCCCCGGTGTCCGCGCCCGAGCCCGTGGTGACCGCGCCGACGCCCGCGCCCGCCGTCGAGGCGCCGCGCGCCGAGGCCCCGGCCCCGGTGTCCGCGCCCGAGCCCGTGGTGACCGCGCCGACGCCCGCGCCCGCCGTCGAGGCGCCGCGCGCCGAGGCCCCGGCCCCCGCCGCCGTGACGGCGCCGCCCGCGCCCCCGGCCCCCACCCCTGTCGCCGAGACCCCTCGGCCCGTGGAGCCTCCGCGCCCCACCGCTACCCAGGCGGTCGTCGTCCGTCCGCCGCCCTCGTACAACAAGGAGTCGCCTAGCTTGTCCAATCGCCCGCCTTCGGCGGTCCCCCCCTCTGTTCGGACCCCCTCGCAGCATCCCTCGTCCAGTGGTCCCCGCTCGCCTTCCTCCGGTGGGCCGGGCATGTCCGGCTCGAGCCGCCCCGGCGGTCCCGGACAGGGAGGCCGCCCCGGCGGTCCTGGACAGGGAGGCCGCCCCGGCGGTCCCGGACAGGGAGGCCGCCCCGGCGGTCCGAGCCAGTACCAGCGTGGCGCGCCGAGCCAGTACCAGCGCAGCGGCCCGCCCACGTCGGCTCCGGTGCGTCCGTCCTCCTCGCCCACGGGCGCCCAGGCCAGCGCCACCCCCGGTGCCACGCCCCAGGCGACGCACATGGTGGGCGGTGTGCCCCACCAGCATGTCGCGCAGGATGCCCGCGCGCTGCGCCCCACGGCCACCCAGGCCGTCGTCATCTCGCGCCCGCTCATCCAGGTGCGCCGCGTCACGCCCACCACGGGCACGGGTCGGCAGTACCCCATGGCGCCGGGCAAGAGCGCCATCGGCGAGAAGCGCGAGTACAAGGTCGTTCCGGATCACCTCGGCCGAGGCCGTGAACTCGTCGACGTCTCCAAGAACAAGGAGAAGGAGCGGGCTGGCCGCGGCAACAAGCGGGGCTCCGCCACCGAGGGGCCGACCAAGCAGGAGATGACGGACCTGGCCTGGGGCCGGGTCACCATCCCCGTGCGTGGCAAGAAGAAGAAGCCCACGAAGAAGGGCGCCAAGACGCAGATCACCCAGATGGCCGAGGAGAAGAAGGTCATCAAGATCCAGGACGGCATCAGCGTGTCCGACCTGGGCCAGCGCATGGGTGTGCGCACCAACGAGCTCATCAAGAAGCTCATGGGCCTGGGCAAGATGGCCACGGCCAACCAGATCATCGACTCGGAGACCACCGAGCTCATCGCCACCGACTACGGCTGGCGCGTGGAGAAGGCCGGCTTCGAGGTCGAGGACTTCCTGCCCGAGGTGGAGGTGCGTCCCGAGGACGAGCGTCCGCGTCCGCCGGTCGTCACGGTCATGGGCCACGTCGACCACGGCAAGACGAGCCTGCTCGATGCCATCCGCGCCGCCAACGTGGCGTCCGGCGAGGCCGGTGGCATCACCCAGCACATCGGTGCCTACTCGGTGAAGACGTCGCGCGGCGACATCACCTTCCTCGACACCCCGGGCCACGAGGCGTTCACCGCCATGCGCGCCCGCGGCGCCAACGTGACGGACATCGTGGTGCTGGTGGTGGCCGCCGATGACGGCGTGATGCCCCAGACCATCGAGTCCATCAAGCAGGCCAAGGCCGCGGACGTGCCCATCGTGGTCGCCATCAACAAGATGGACGTGCCGGGCGCCAACCCGGACCGCGTCAAGAAGGACCTGGCCAACTACGAGCTGACCCCGGAAGAGTGGGGCGGCGAGACCATCATGGTCCCCGTGTCGGCCAAGCAGAAGATGGGCATCGACCTGCTGCTGGAGAACCTCGCGCTGCAGGCCGAGGTGCTCGAGCTCACGAGCAACCCGGCGCGTCCCGCCGTGGGCGCCATCATCGAGGCCAAGCTGGAGAAGGGCCGCGGTCCCGTGGCCACCGTGCTGGTGCAGGAGGGCACGCTCAAGGTGGGCGACGCCGTCGTCACCGGCACCCACTTCGGCCGCGTGCGCGCCATGAACAACAGCCGGGGCGAGGCCGTGAAGGAAGTGCTCCCGGGCTACTCCGCCGAGGTCATCGGCCTGTCCGGTGTGCCCACCGCGGGCGAGACGCTCAACGCCGTGGAGGACGAGAAGGCCGCCAAGGAGATCGCCACCCACCGCGCCATGAAGGGCCGTGAGGCGGAGCTCGGCAAGGCCAACAACCGCGAGACCCTCGAGCAGCTCTTCGCCAAGACGAAGGCCGGCGGTGGTCCCAAGGAACTGCGGCTCGTCATCAAGGCGGACGTGCAGGGCTCGGCCGAGGCCGTCAAGGAAGCCGTCCAGAAGCTGTCCACCCACAAGGTCCGCGTGGAGATCATCCACTCGGGTGTGGGCGCCATGACCGAGGGCGACGTGATGCGCGCCGCGGCGTCCAAGGGCATCGTGCTCGGCTTCAACGTGAAGCCCGAGTCCGGCACCGAGGCCGCGGCCAAGGCCCAGGAAGTCACCCTGGAGACCTACAGCATCATCTACGAGCTCATCGATGGTGTGCGGCAGTCCATGGAGAACCTCCTGGAGCCCATCCGCACCGAGCGCAAGCTGGGCCGGGCGGAGGTGCGCAACACCTTCAACGTGCCCAAGCTGGGCACCATCGCCGGCGCGGCGGTGCTCGATGGCGTCATGAAGCGCGGCGCCTTCGTTCGCCTGCTGCGCGACAGCAAGCAGCTGTTCTCGGGGAAGATGGCCTCGCTGCGCCGGTTCAAGGACGACGTGAAGGAAGTCGGCCAGGGCTTCGAGTGCGGTATCGGCATCGAGAACTACAGCGATCTCAAGCCGGGCGACATCATCGAGGCCTACGAGATCGAGGAGACGCGGCCCAGCCTGAGCTAG